The window tcatttattttctttcctttcaaatcccaaaagaaaaaaaaagatcaaGAAGGGGACAAGACAACCTATGTAATAACACACGATCGAGACCAGTTCAGCGCCCTAAACCCTGTCAATATCTCGCCCGCTTTCATCGCAAAAAGATAACATGCATACATAGCTTTTGTTTCAAAATGACCTTTAATTATTGGTTTTAGAGGATATAATTATGGATTTTGATCCCATATTATATCTATTAGCCTTATAATTAAGGTTTATATGTCAAAATGAGCACAAAGATAAAAGGAATCTTGAAAAGCCTGAGATTTATTTATCAAGTATTTGGTATGACCTTTTTTTtgggtaattaattaaatttgataggAATAAagattttaattgtttttctaatCCTCAGAGGAGAAGAAGGAACATCAAGACATACAGATTGGAAATCCAACCGATGTTAAACATGTTGCTCACATCGGATGGGATGGTGCCTCTGTCGATCAACCACCTACATGGGTATTTTCGCGCCCCGCCATTTCTCTTCTTCATAGTCTTCGAGTCTTCGATTCTTCGTCTTCATATATTAATTacaatttcttcttcatcttgtTATAATTCAGATGAAAGAGTACAACTCAACCAATGAACATCACACAAAGTCTTTAAATAATGATAATGGAACACAAGCTAGAGGTTTGTcattatgaaaaaaatgttacatgttcttaatttctctatcaatttatttttcgtTTGTGTCTTAAAAGATGAAAATAAATCAGGTGCAAACCAAAAGGTTTCAAAGGATTCGTCGAGAGCATACTTGTCGGACTCTCCAGTATCTTTGCGAACGAAAGAGCGGTCAATGACAGCTACTTCAACCTCGGATAATTCACAAACTCTAAAATCATCGACTTCGACTAGACAAAGGCGCCCGAAAAAACAATTATCGACGGGTACTTCAAAAAGCTCTCCTTCAAAACAACCTACACGAAAAAACAAGGATGTAAGTATTAGGTCGGATTCTACGGATCCGGAGGAAGGTTCTGTAAAGAAGGTAAGACAGAAGAAATTGAAGGATTCGGAAGGCAGAGTTTCGAATAGACCTTCAAAATCTTTGAAGGACAATAATATTACtttatcatcaccttcttgaattaaataattaaacttacattataattaaattatatttataatgtaattgtGAATGTGAAATATGATTATACATTCCAAAACATTCAAAATGAGCATTCATTTCATttgtatttcaaaattattgaagggataaacataaatatgttaacattcaatttttttttttattattgtttcaaaAACCTCAAAACAAACTAGACCTTCTCTAATTTTAACACTATAATGTACTTCAAATTCAAAGAGTTTTGCATcataaaaaagtcaaaatctaatatttacTTTAAAATTGTTGGTTGATTGTAAATTCGTAAAATTGAGAGTTTATTTAGATggtaaaagttaatttttaaaaaatattagttatatataattaatatttttttttatatattgactaattttaaatatatatatataattaagaattaatttcattaaaaatgataataaataaatgagagaatatata is drawn from Impatiens glandulifera chromosome 3, dImpGla2.1, whole genome shotgun sequence and contains these coding sequences:
- the LOC124929751 gene encoding CRIB domain-containing protein RIC10-like; this encodes MSTKIKGILKSLRFIYQVFEEKKEHQDIQIGNPTDVKHVAHIGWDGASVDQPPTWMKEYNSTNEHHTKSLNNDNGTQARGANQKVSKDSSRAYLSDSPVSLRTKERSMTATSTSDNSQTLKSSTSTRQRRPKKQLSTGTSKSSPSKQPTRKNKDVSIRSDSTDPEEGSVKKVRQKKLKDSEGRVSNRPSKSLKDNNITLSSPS